A single Carettochelys insculpta isolate YL-2023 chromosome 2, ASM3395843v1, whole genome shotgun sequence DNA region contains:
- the LOC142009065 gene encoding uncharacterized protein LOC142009065, which produces MTKVEALIEAVLAPHSLKLAVRDIGSAPFSISVDAFNIGSMKLFPVVIQYFNKDKGICTSLLDFLEDADETSEVIVKNLRSCLQNASLVQNKIVAYGERDFEENESGFVHLKQMLDLPNLVPTHCSTQIVHNTAKHGLRMLSYDVECLVLKVFSEVFALDENNGELKEFFDFMKTDYTEILRQVPKSFLALFTAIEKLLKNWPALKSYFVSKGEEDVNCTVWAFLSEHKDIASNDETITLPELYIYFVHNLMSQFTSTIKVLESNYLQVTELYATFNKLRREIQNRQEKGFYGYKVMQLLKKLHPNEQNTLIGDAQQTYMHMLRYLEKRFDFSENSFYKLCAPLSLDRPLELDKRCTLMTNLDIQVDVDELFTEVSVLNDALPILKGSIINAESEQEQQQHERHRQTGSSEVWVEFFKCCEAPNLLRIVQHVFAVPASNTFVERIVSVMKNLWADERNRLQTDLVKAELFVHFNYKMTCDEFAGFLQTGAAKELMAAAANCEMF; this is translated from the coding sequence ATGACAAAAGTAGAAGCTTTGATCGAGGCTGTATTagcaccacattctttaaaaCTGGCTGTGCGAGACATTGGATCAGCACCTTTCTCAATCTCAGTGGATGCTTTTAATATAGGGAGCATGAAACTATTCCCAGTTGTCATCCAGTACTTCAATAAAGATAAGGGAATCTGCACATCACTCCTAGACTTTCTTGAAGATGCAGATGAAACATCAGAGGTGATTGTAAAGAACTTACGGAGTTGTcttcaaaatgccagtctggtacagaataaaattgtggcatatggagagagagattttgaagaaaatgagTCTGGTTTTGTGCACCTAAAACAAATGCTGGATTTACCAAACCTTGTACCAACACATTGCAGCACTCAGATAGTACACAATACAGCAAAGCATGGCTTGAGAATGCTCTCTTACGACGTAGAGTGTTTGGTCCTCAAGGTCTTCAGTGAAGTCTTTGCACTAGACGAGAATAACGGTGAACTTAAAGAGTTCTTTGATTTCATGAAGACAGACTATACAGAAATCTTACGCCAAGTACCTAAAAGTTTTCTGGCCCTTTTCACTGCCATTGAAAAGTTACTGAAGAATTGGCCGGCCCTCAAATCTTACTTTGTGAGTAaaggggaggaggatgtgaaCTGCACAGTCTGGGCCTTTCTTTCTGAGCATAAGGACATAGCTTCCAATGATGAAACTATTACACTTCCTGAACTGTACATCTACTTTGTGCATAACCTTATGAGCCAATTTACCAGCACCATAAAGGTTCTTGAGAGTAATTACCTTCAGGTAACTGAACTGTATGCTACATTCAACAAGCTGAGAAGAGAGATTCAGAATCGACAAGAGAAAGGTTTCTATGGGTACAAGGTGATGCAACTCTTGAAAAAGCTACACCCTAACGAGCAGAACACCTTGATTGGAGACGCCCAGCAGACTTACATGCACATGCTCCGGTATCTAGAAAAGAggtttgatttcagtgaaaattcTTTCTATAAGTTGTGTGCACCGCTCAGTCTGGACAGGCCTCTGGAGCTAGACAAACGGTGCACTTTGATGACAAACTTGGACATTCAAGTGGATGTAGATGAACTTTTCACAGAAGTGTCTGTATTGAATGATGCACTACCAATCCTAAAGGGTTCAATAATTAATGCTGAATCAGAACAGGAACAGCAGCAACATGAACGCCACCGTCAGACCGGCAGCTCTGAAGTCTGGGTAGAATTCTTTAAGTGCTGCGAGGCCCCGAACTTGCTTAGAATTGTGCAGCATGTGTTTGCTGTTCCAGCCAGCAACACCTTTGTGGAACGCATTGTTAGCGTAATGAAGAATTTGTGGGCCGATGAAAGGAACAGGCTCCAAACAGACCTAGTGAAAGCTGAACTGTTTGTGCACTTCAACTATAAAATGACATGTGATGAGTTTGCTGGATTTCTGCAGACAGGGGCAGCTAAGGAGCTCATGGCGGCAGCAGCCAATTGTGAGATGTTTTAA